The following are from one region of the Hydrogenimonas sp. SS33 genome:
- a CDS encoding beta-ketoacyl-ACP synthase III translates to MYAALKSIGAYIPEKVMTNKDFEKMVDTSDEWIVKRTGIRERHIAAENEMTSDMGVEAAKVAIHRAGLKINDIDMIVCATISPDYLCMPSTACVIASKLGRTNVTAFDISAACTGFIYAMAVAKAFIESGMKKNVLIVGAEKLSAIVDYTDRTTCVLFGDGAGAAVISATNKKSEAITDIHISADGSYGDLLMTPGCGVKEPCSQKVLEEKRCTMKMKGNETFKIAVRTLTSDVVNILNDNEIEAKDITHFIPHQANYRIIKAVGDALKMTPEQVVLTVHKYGNTSSASIPMAMNDIWESGKLLPGDTLLLDAFGGGLTWGSALLPFAGKANKQ, encoded by the coding sequence ATGTATGCTGCTTTAAAATCGATCGGTGCCTATATTCCCGAAAAAGTCATGACCAACAAAGATTTTGAAAAGATGGTCGATACCAGTGATGAATGGATCGTCAAGCGCACCGGGATCAGAGAGCGGCATATCGCTGCGGAAAACGAAATGACCAGCGATATGGGAGTGGAGGCTGCCAAAGTGGCGATTCACCGGGCCGGGCTCAAGATCAACGATATCGATATGATCGTCTGCGCCACCATCTCACCCGATTACCTCTGCATGCCCTCCACTGCATGTGTCATTGCATCCAAGCTGGGACGGACCAATGTCACAGCATTCGATATCTCCGCCGCATGTACTGGTTTCATCTATGCGATGGCCGTGGCGAAAGCTTTCATCGAATCGGGAATGAAAAAGAATGTTCTGATCGTGGGTGCCGAAAAGCTCAGCGCTATTGTGGACTATACCGACCGAACCACCTGTGTTCTCTTCGGAGACGGTGCCGGCGCGGCTGTCATCAGTGCCACCAACAAAAAATCAGAGGCCATTACCGATATCCATATTTCGGCCGACGGCAGTTACGGCGACCTGTTGATGACCCCGGGATGCGGTGTCAAGGAGCCCTGTTCGCAAAAAGTCCTGGAAGAGAAGCGCTGTACGATGAAGATGAAAGGGAACGAAACCTTCAAAATCGCCGTTCGCACATTGACCAGCGATGTGGTCAATATACTCAACGACAATGAGATCGAAGCGAAAGATATCACCCACTTCATACCCCATCAGGCCAACTACCGTATCATCAAAGCGGTCGGAGATGCGCTGAAGATGACGCCCGAACAGGTGGTCCTGACGGTTCATAAATATGGAAACACCTCTTCCGCTTCCATTCCGATGGCGATGAACGATATCTGGGAGAGCGGAAAACTCCTGCCGGGCGACACCCTGCTGCTCGATGCATTCGGCGGCGGCCTGACCTGGGGCAGCGCCCTTCTTCCTTTCGCCGGTAAAGCCAACAAACAGTAA
- the plsX gene encoding phosphate acyltransferase PlsX — translation MVRIAIDAMGGDFGHYPIVEGAIFALKQKNFLPIFVGDEKKISPLIPKKYRNRVEIVHCDDVIRMDEHATDALKRRDSSIYVAVDLVRQGKADAVVSAGHSGATMSLATLRIGRIKGISRPAIATFMPTRIKGQHSIVLDVGANVDCDARNLFEFAVMGEAYAGKVIGLEQAKVGLLSNGEEATKGNEVTKEAYTLISQLDTFVGNVEGNDIFKGDVDVIVCDGFVGNVLLKTSEGVAETISYYLKSEIKRSPVSIAGALLMKRVFRRLKKQIDYAEYGGAPLLGVKACTIISHGKSNPKAIKNAMFQAIRFVESDVNEAIRSRLESLNS, via the coding sequence ATGGTCCGTATCGCCATCGATGCGATGGGAGGCGACTTCGGTCACTACCCCATCGTGGAGGGTGCGATTTTCGCCCTCAAGCAGAAAAATTTTCTCCCCATCTTCGTAGGAGACGAAAAGAAAATCTCTCCGCTCATACCCAAAAAATACCGTAACCGTGTAGAAATCGTTCACTGTGACGATGTCATCCGTATGGACGAGCATGCAACGGATGCCCTTAAGCGAAGAGACTCCTCCATCTATGTAGCCGTGGACCTGGTCCGCCAAGGTAAAGCCGATGCCGTCGTTTCGGCCGGTCACAGCGGTGCTACAATGAGCCTGGCAACCTTGCGTATCGGCCGTATCAAAGGGATCTCGCGCCCCGCCATCGCCACATTCATGCCGACACGGATCAAAGGGCAGCACAGCATCGTGTTGGATGTGGGGGCCAATGTGGACTGCGACGCCCGCAACCTCTTTGAATTTGCCGTTATGGGCGAAGCCTATGCCGGCAAGGTGATCGGCCTGGAACAGGCGAAAGTCGGCCTCCTTTCAAACGGTGAGGAGGCGACGAAGGGTAACGAAGTCACGAAAGAGGCCTATACCCTGATCAGCCAGCTCGATACATTTGTCGGAAACGTCGAAGGCAACGACATCTTCAAGGGTGACGTGGATGTGATCGTCTGTGACGGCTTCGTGGGGAATGTGCTGCTCAAGACGAGCGAAGGAGTCGCGGAGACGATCAGTTACTATCTCAAATCCGAAATCAAGCGCTCGCCGGTCTCCATCGCGGGAGCACTTTTGATGAAACGGGTTTTCCGGCGCCTCAAAAAACAGATCGACTATGCCGAATATGGCGGAGCCCCGCTGCTCGGTGTCAAAGCCTGTACCATTATCAGCCACGGCAAAAGCAACCCCAAAGCGATCAAAAACGCCATGTTCCAGGCCATACGCTTTGTCGAATCGGATGTCAACGAAGCGATCCGTTCCCGTCTCGAATCACTGAACAGTTAA
- a CDS encoding 4Fe-4S dicluster domain-containing protein codes for MAVLITDICINCGACIDECPVEAIVDDEDNPTGEEIYYVYPDKCVECVGYHDEPACATACPTEGCIVWDACAEGATCRDDVPEEARTEHQPVVE; via the coding sequence ATGGCTGTACTGATTACAGATATCTGCATTAACTGTGGCGCATGTATCGACGAATGCCCCGTCGAAGCGATCGTTGACGACGAGGATAATCCGACAGGAGAAGAGATCTATTACGTCTATCCCGACAAATGTGTCGAGTGTGTCGGTTATCATGACGAGCCTGCCTGTGCGACAGCCTGCCCGACCGAGGGATGTATCGTCTGGGATGCCTGCGCAGAAGGCGCGACATGCCGCGACGACGTTCCCGAAGAGGCCCGCACCGAGCATCAACCTGTCGTCGAGTAA
- the metK gene encoding methionine adenosyltransferase, which yields MSRRFLFTSESVTEGHPDKMADQISDAILDYIIERDPNARVACETLLSNGFCVIAGELKTVTYAPMQDIAREVVREIGYTDALYGFDYRSAGVLNGVGEQSPDINQGVDQAGGAIGAGDQGLMFGYACRETPTLMPLPIYLAHRLTEGLAKARKDGTLPFLRPDGKAQVTVEYVDGKPHKVKTIVVSTQHDPDVSHEKLKNAIIEELIYQVIPEELLDDDVVYHINPTGRFVIGGPQGDAGLTGRKIIVDTYGGSCPHGGGAFSGKDPTKVDRSGAYAARYVAKNLVASGVCDKATIQIAYAIGVVEPVSVMVDTHGTGKVAEEKIEAAVREIFDLTPKGIIETLDLLRPIYRKTAAYGHFGRELPEFTWEKTDRVEAIRKALDFQG from the coding sequence GTGTCAAGACGATTTCTCTTTACATCCGAATCGGTAACGGAAGGCCATCCGGACAAGATGGCGGACCAGATCAGTGATGCCATACTGGACTATATCATCGAGCGGGACCCCAATGCCCGGGTCGCCTGCGAAACACTCCTTTCCAACGGCTTTTGCGTTATCGCCGGTGAGCTGAAAACCGTGACCTACGCTCCGATGCAGGATATTGCGAGGGAAGTGGTCCGGGAAATCGGATATACCGATGCCCTCTACGGCTTCGACTACCGCTCGGCAGGAGTTCTCAACGGGGTGGGGGAGCAGTCTCCCGACATCAACCAGGGGGTCGACCAGGCCGGCGGAGCCATCGGTGCGGGTGACCAGGGGTTGATGTTCGGCTACGCCTGCCGCGAGACGCCGACCCTGATGCCGCTGCCGATCTATCTTGCACACAGATTGACGGAGGGACTGGCCAAAGCCAGAAAAGACGGGACGCTCCCATTTCTCCGCCCCGACGGCAAAGCCCAGGTGACGGTGGAGTATGTGGACGGCAAGCCCCATAAAGTGAAGACGATCGTCGTCTCCACCCAGCACGACCCCGACGTCTCCCATGAGAAGCTGAAAAACGCCATTATCGAAGAGCTGATCTACCAGGTCATTCCCGAAGAGCTTCTCGATGACGATGTGGTCTACCACATCAACCCGACGGGGCGCTTCGTCATAGGCGGCCCCCAGGGAGATGCCGGACTCACCGGACGCAAGATCATTGTGGACACCTACGGCGGCAGCTGCCCCCACGGCGGCGGGGCTTTCAGCGGAAAAGACCCGACCAAGGTGGACCGCAGCGGTGCCTATGCCGCCCGATATGTGGCCAAAAACCTGGTCGCGTCCGGGGTATGTGACAAAGCGACCATCCAGATCGCCTATGCCATCGGCGTCGTGGAACCGGTCTCCGTCATGGTCGACACCCACGGTACCGGGAAAGTAGCGGAAGAGAAGATCGAAGCGGCTGTCCGCGAGATCTTCGACCTGACGCCCAAAGGGATCATAGAAACCCTCGACCTGTTGCGTCCCATCTATCGAAAAACGGCGGCATACGGCCATTTCGGCAGGGAACTTCCCGAGTTCACCTGGGAAAAGACGGACCGGGTCGAAGCGATCCGAAAAGCCCTCGATTTCCAGGGATAG
- the rpmF gene encoding 50S ribosomal protein L32 — MAVPKRRNSKTRAAKRRTHYKITLARPVKDKDGTWRMPHRMNKFTGEYKA; from the coding sequence ATGGCAGTACCCAAGAGAAGAAACAGCAAGACCCGTGCAGCCAAACGCCGCACTCATTACAAAATCACCCTGGCCCGTCCCGTCAAAGACAAAGACGGTACCTGGCGCATGCCCCACCGCATGAACAAGTTCACAGGTGAATACAAAGCCTAA
- the ndk gene encoding nucleoside-diphosphate kinase: MERTLSIIKPDAVKKNVIGKIIDRFESNGLRIAAVKKVQLSEKDAGEFYAVHRERPFFGELVEFMTSGPVVVMVLEGENAVAKNRELMGATNPKEAAPGTIRADFAESIDANAVHGSDSLENAAKEIAFFFAEREIL; this comes from the coding sequence ATGGAACGAACCCTTTCCATCATCAAACCCGATGCCGTCAAAAAAAATGTCATCGGTAAAATCATCGACCGCTTCGAAAGCAACGGCCTGCGCATCGCGGCTGTGAAAAAAGTGCAGCTGAGTGAAAAAGATGCCGGCGAGTTCTACGCGGTCCACCGGGAGCGCCCTTTCTTCGGTGAACTGGTAGAGTTCATGACCAGCGGCCCTGTGGTCGTCATGGTGCTCGAAGGTGAAAACGCCGTCGCGAAAAACCGCGAACTGATGGGTGCGACAAACCCCAAAGAGGCAGCTCCCGGCACGATCCGTGCCGATTTCGCGGAGAGCATCGACGCCAATGCCGTCCACGGCAGCGACAGTCTCGAAAATGCAGCGAAAGAGATCGCCTTCTTTTTCGCTGAACGCGAAATCCTGTAA